The nucleotide window GCGAGCTATCTCGTCGACTGCGAGCGGCCGACGCTCGTCGATGCCGGCATGCCGGGCGACGACAGCGAACGCCAGCTCCGCGAGGCGCTCGCGGCCGTCGATTACGAGCTCGCGGAGATCGACCAGCTCGTCCTCACCCATCCCCACATCGACCACATCGGCCAGACCAACGCCGTGATCGCGGCGGCCGACCCCACCGTCTACGCGCCCGTCGGGGTCCGCGAGCGGTTCGCGCGCGACAGCGACGATCTCGACGCCGTCGTCGAGGAGACCGCGACGCGCGCCGGTCTGACGGGTGACGACCACGAACGGGCGGTCGGGATGGCCGTCGAATCGCTCGAACGCAATCGTGATCTCCTCCCGCCGGCCGCGGTCGACGTCTGGGTCGAGGACGGCAACTCGTACGACATCGGCGGCATCCCGGTCGACGTGCTCCACACGCCCGGCCATCAGGCAGATCACTGCTGTTTCACGGTCGAACTCGACGGCGAGCGCGCGCTCCTCGCCGGCGACATGGCCATCGAGTCGTTCCGTCCCGTCACCCTCCACACGGGGCTCGATCGTGGCGTCGACGAGGCTATCGCGGCGTTTTACGGCGCGCTCGACCGCCTCGCGGCGCTCGATCCGGATCGCGTCTACCCCGGTCACGGCCCCGTTCACACCGATTTCGAGCACACTATCGAGCGCGACCGCCGGAGCCTCGATCGACTGCTCGACAACACGGTCGAATCGCTCGACGAGCCACGGACGGCTGCCGACGTCGTCACCCGACGAACGGACGACGACGATCCCACCAATCTCCTCCCCGAGACGGTCGCGGTGCTCGCCCATCTCGCTGCAAGGGGGAGAATCGAAGCAGAGGTCGTCGACGGCGTTCGCTACTACAGCCGCTGACGTCGCTCACGCACGAACACTTAATACGCCACGCGAGACGTGTCGTACCATACCATGGAGTATCACGACGGCGGCCCCCTTCGACGGATGGGCGACCTCCCGGCGATGGCGGCCCATCGCTACGGTGAGAAGACGGCATTCGTCGCCTTCGGCGAGGAACAGTCCTACAACGAACTCGACGACGAGGCGAACCGAGTGGCCAACGTCCTCACCGATCACGGCGTCGAACCGGACGAACGCGTCGGACTGTTCGTCCCGAACACGCTCCAGTTCCCGAGCGCCTACTTCGGGACGATCCGTGCGGGCGCGGTGCCGATCCCGCTCAACCTACGGATGGATCCCGAGACGCTCGCGTTCGTCCTCGACGATGCGAACGTCGACGCGATGATCGCCTCGCCGTTGCTCGCCGAGGAGGCGACGGGCCTCGCGGCGGCCGCCGGACTGGAAACGACGTTTCTGCCCGGTGTTGCCGAGGACGGCGTCGTCAACCTCTCGCACGAACTCGATGCGGCGGGCGACGAGTTCGCGGGGCCGGAACGATCGTTCGACGACGTGGCCTGCCAGCCCTACACCTCCGGGACGACCGGCAAGCCGAAGGGTGTGCTGCTGACACACCAAAATCTCCTCTCGACGATCGAATCGTACGATACGGGCGGTCTCAACGTCGACGCCGAGGATTCGGTGTTGCTCGTCCTCCCCCTGTTCCACATCTACGCGCTGAACGCGGTCATGGGCACGTTTCTCTACACGGGCGCAAAGATGGTGCTCCAGCCCCAGCCCGAGGCCCAGCCGATGCTCGACGCCATCGGTGAGCACGTCATCACCCACTTCGCGGGCGTCCCGGCGATGTACACGATGATGCATCGCGAGTACCGACAGCAACCCGACGAGTACGACCTCTCGTCGCTCGACAGCGTCACCTGCGCGGCCGCACCGCTCGCGGACGCGACCCGCCGGGAGATCGAGGAGGCCTGGGACGTCCCGATGACCGAGGGTTGGGGGATGACCGAGACGTCGCCCGCGGGCACGACCGAGCCCTCGCGCGGGGTGCGCAAGGCCGCGGGTTGCATCGGCCCGCCGGTGCCGAACATCGAGTGCAAGATCGCCGATCCGGCGACCCGCGAGACGCTCGTCGGCCCCGACGACCTCACTCCGTTCGTCGATCCCGAGATCGA belongs to Halococcus qingdaonensis and includes:
- a CDS encoding MBL fold metallo-hydrolase; this encodes MAQRERATAVHRIEFDVDWPPGHVASYLVDCERPTLVDAGMPGDDSERQLREALAAVDYELAEIDQLVLTHPHIDHIGQTNAVIAAADPTVYAPVGVRERFARDSDDLDAVVEETATRAGLTGDDHERAVGMAVESLERNRDLLPPAAVDVWVEDGNSYDIGGIPVDVLHTPGHQADHCCFTVELDGERALLAGDMAIESFRPVTLHTGLDRGVDEAIAAFYGALDRLAALDPDRVYPGHGPVHTDFEHTIERDRRSLDRLLDNTVESLDEPRTAADVVTRRTDDDDPTNLLPETVAVLAHLAARGRIEAEVVDGVRYYSR
- a CDS encoding class I adenylate-forming enzyme family protein, translating into MEYHDGGPLRRMGDLPAMAAHRYGEKTAFVAFGEEQSYNELDDEANRVANVLTDHGVEPDERVGLFVPNTLQFPSAYFGTIRAGAVPIPLNLRMDPETLAFVLDDANVDAMIASPLLAEEATGLAAAAGLETTFLPGVAEDGVVNLSHELDAAGDEFAGPERSFDDVACQPYTSGTTGKPKGVLLTHQNLLSTIESYDTGGLNVDAEDSVLLVLPLFHIYALNAVMGTFLYTGAKMVLQPQPEAQPMLDAIGEHVITHFAGVPAMYTMMHREYRQQPDEYDLSSLDSVTCAAAPLADATRREIEEAWDVPMTEGWGMTETSPAGTTEPSRGVRKAAGCIGPPVPNIECKIADPATRETLVGPDDLTPFVDPEIDFEDDERVTGEIAVRGPQVFEGYYERPEKTEQVFDDDGWFYTDDIARVDADGYFWMVDRADDMLIVGGENVYPAEVEEALYDHPDIAEAAVVAAPHEVKGEAPVAFVVAEDGTELGEDALREFTLDHVASYAHPRRVFFVDELPRSATRKVQRYKLEADATERLNEPLRSTDEEF